The Pseudomonas sp. DG56-2 genome contains a region encoding:
- the aspS gene encoding aspartate--tRNA ligase, with translation MMRSHYCGQLNENLEGQEITLCGWVHRRRDHGGVIFLDIRDREGMAQVVFDPDRADSFAAADRVRSEYVVQITGKVRPRPAGAVNANMASGAIEVLGYELTVLNEAETPPFPLNEYSDVGEETRLRYRFIDLRRPEMAEKLRLRSRITTSIRRFLDENGFLDVETPILTRATPEGARDYLVPSRTHAGSFFALPQSPQLFKQLLMVAGFDRYYQIAKCFRDEDLRADRQPEFTQIDIETSFLDESEIMGLTESMIRKLFKEVLDLEFGEFPHMTFEEAMRRYGSDKPDLRNPLELVDVADQLKDVEFKVFSGPANDPKCRVAALRVPGAASMPRSRIDEYTKFVGIYGAKGLAYIKVNERAKGVEGLQSPIVKNIPEANLNVILDRVGAVDGDIVFFGADKAKIVSEALGALRIKVGNDFNLHTCEWAPMWVVDFPMFEENDDGSFTALHHPFTAPKCTPEELAANPATALSRAYDMVLNGTELGGGSIRIHRKEMQQAVFRLLGIEAAEQEEKFGFLLDALKFGAPPHGGLAFGLDRLVMLMTGAQSIREVIAFPKTQSAACVMTQAPGLVDAKALRELHIRLREQPKAE, from the coding sequence ATGATGCGCAGCCATTATTGCGGCCAACTGAACGAGAACCTGGAAGGTCAGGAAATTACCCTTTGCGGATGGGTCCATCGTCGCCGCGACCACGGCGGGGTGATTTTCCTCGATATCCGTGACCGCGAAGGCATGGCCCAGGTCGTATTCGACCCGGATCGCGCAGACAGCTTTGCTGCCGCCGATCGCGTGCGTAGCGAGTACGTGGTGCAGATCACCGGTAAGGTACGCCCACGTCCAGCGGGCGCTGTGAATGCCAATATGGCGTCCGGTGCCATCGAAGTGCTGGGTTATGAGTTGACCGTCCTGAACGAAGCGGAAACCCCGCCGTTCCCGCTCAACGAGTACTCCGACGTCGGCGAAGAGACCCGCCTGCGCTATCGCTTCATCGACCTGCGTCGCCCGGAAATGGCCGAGAAGCTGCGTCTGCGCTCGCGGATCACCACCAGCATCCGTCGCTTCCTCGATGAAAACGGCTTCCTCGATGTTGAAACACCAATCCTCACCCGTGCCACTCCGGAAGGCGCGCGTGACTACCTGGTGCCGAGCCGTACCCACGCTGGCAGCTTCTTCGCACTGCCGCAATCGCCGCAGCTGTTCAAGCAATTGCTGATGGTCGCGGGCTTTGACCGCTACTACCAGATCGCCAAGTGCTTCCGCGATGAAGACCTGCGTGCCGATCGTCAGCCAGAGTTCACCCAGATCGACATCGAGACCAGCTTCCTCGATGAGTCCGAGATCATGGGCCTGACCGAGAGCATGATCCGCAAGCTGTTCAAGGAAGTCCTGGACCTGGAGTTCGGCGAATTCCCGCACATGACCTTCGAAGAAGCCATGCGCCGCTACGGCTCCGACAAACCAGACCTGCGTAACCCGCTGGAACTGGTTGATGTTGCCGATCAGCTCAAGGACGTAGAGTTCAAGGTCTTCAGTGGCCCGGCCAACGATCCGAAGTGCCGTGTTGCCGCCCTGCGCGTTCCTGGCGCTGCCAGCATGCCGCGCAGCCGCATCGACGAGTACACCAAGTTCGTCGGCATCTATGGTGCCAAGGGCCTGGCGTACATCAAGGTCAACGAGCGCGCCAAAGGCGTTGAAGGTCTGCAATCGCCAATCGTCAAGAACATCCCTGAAGCCAACCTCAATGTGATTCTCGATCGCGTTGGCGCGGTCGACGGCGACATCGTGTTCTTCGGCGCCGATAAAGCCAAGATTGTCAGCGAAGCACTGGGTGCACTGCGGATCAAGGTCGGCAACGACTTCAACCTGCACACCTGCGAGTGGGCCCCGATGTGGGTTGTCGACTTCCCGATGTTCGAAGAGAACGACGACGGCAGCTTCACTGCCCTGCATCACCCGTTCACAGCGCCCAAGTGCACGCCTGAAGAGCTGGCGGCCAACCCGGCCACCGCGCTGTCGCGTGCTTACGACATGGTCCTCAACGGTACTGAGCTGGGTGGCGGTTCGATCCGTATCCACCGCAAGGAAATGCAACAGGCGGTCTTCCGCTTGCTGGGTATCGAGGCAGCAGAACAGGAAGAGAAGTTCGGCTTCCTGCTCGACGCCCTGAAGTTCGGTGCACCGCCGCACGGTGGCCTGGCTTTCGGTCTGGACCGTCTGGTCATGCTGATGACTGGCGCCCAGTCGATTCGTGAAGTGATCGCCTTCCCGAAAACCCAGAGCGCCGCTTGTGTCATGACTCAGGCGCCTGGCTTGGTCGATGCGAAGGCTCTGCGCGAGTTGCACATCCGTCTGCGTGAACAGCCCAAGGCTGAGTAA
- a CDS encoding FmdB family zinc ribbon protein: MPLYDYQCASCDHQMEVLQKISAEPLSDCPACQKPALKKLISAPGFRLGGTGWYETDFKTGAKKNLAGGDKAD; the protein is encoded by the coding sequence ATGCCCCTGTACGACTATCAATGTGCTTCCTGCGATCACCAGATGGAAGTCCTTCAGAAGATCAGCGCAGAGCCGCTGAGCGATTGCCCGGCCTGTCAAAAGCCGGCGCTGAAGAAGCTGATCTCCGCACCGGGGTTCCGTCTGGGCGGTACAGGCTGGTACGAAACCGACTTCAAGACCGGTGCAAAGAAGAATCTTGCGGGCGGCGACAAAGCCGACTGA
- a CDS encoding ribbon-helix-helix domain-containing protein, giving the protein MSSWMNRVGRVAGDTGTEGIDPFEADFNMGLAQPLSRSVRLNGFATCLRLEEIYWHVLERIAQANHCSVNAVLSYVDREVHLRHGGVKNFSGLIRVVCVVYLLGTQVTR; this is encoded by the coding sequence ATGTCTTCATGGATGAATCGTGTGGGGCGCGTGGCGGGCGATACCGGTACAGAGGGTATCGATCCGTTCGAGGCGGACTTCAATATGGGCCTGGCACAGCCATTGTCACGCTCGGTCCGACTGAACGGATTTGCCACTTGTCTGCGTCTGGAGGAAATCTACTGGCACGTGCTTGAACGGATTGCCCAGGCAAACCATTGCTCGGTCAACGCCGTGCTGTCCTACGTGGATCGCGAGGTGCACCTGCGTCATGGCGGGGTAAAAAATTTCAGTGGCCTGATTCGGGTGGTCTGTGTGGTCTATCTGCTGGGCACCCAGGTGACACGCTAG
- a CDS encoding Dps family protein, which translates to MAIDIGISEEDRKSIVDGLSRLLSDTYVLYLKTHNFHWNVTGPAFRTLHLMFEEQYNELALAVDSIAERIRALGFPAPGAYSIYARLSSIKEEEGVPAADEMIKQLVEGQEAVTRTARGIFPLLDKVSDEPTADLLTQRMQVHEKTAWMLRSLLEGK; encoded by the coding sequence ATGGCTATTGATATCGGTATTAGCGAAGAAGATCGCAAGTCTATCGTCGATGGATTGTCGCGACTCTTGTCGGATACTTATGTACTTTACCTGAAGACTCATAACTTTCACTGGAACGTGACCGGTCCGGCTTTTCGGACATTGCACTTGATGTTCGAAGAGCAATATAACGAACTGGCGTTGGCGGTTGATTCCATTGCAGAACGAATTCGCGCTTTGGGTTTCCCGGCGCCGGGTGCTTATTCCATTTATGCACGCCTGTCTTCGATCAAGGAAGAGGAAGGCGTGCCGGCAGCCGATGAAATGATCAAGCAACTGGTTGAAGGGCAGGAGGCCGTGACCCGCACAGCCCGGGGTATTTTCCCGCTGCTGGACAAGGTCAGCGACGAGCCCACCGCAGACCTTTTGACCCAGCGCATGCAGGTGCACGAGAAAACGGCGTGGATGCTGCGCTCGTTGCTTGAAGGCAAGTAA
- a CDS encoding cold-shock protein has product MFKIVHLLTGAAALLLSFIPSLRTDAQPLLQQPEAVYLALFGLLNLLLAPVVPHYYKGARLHLQRLASVLLVLAVVLQTLTLLARPELGNLPALGCALLAVVVHLVAGFLKTGSARSQAPQYDMTNRDTGTVKWFNTSKGFGFISRDSGDDIFVHFRAIRGEGHRVLVEGQRVEFSVMNRDKGLQAEDVIAAPRR; this is encoded by the coding sequence ATGTTCAAAATCGTCCACCTTTTGACGGGCGCTGCAGCTTTGCTGCTGTCCTTCATTCCCAGCCTCAGAACTGATGCGCAACCGCTGCTGCAACAACCGGAAGCCGTTTACCTGGCACTTTTCGGTTTGCTTAACCTGCTCCTCGCTCCCGTAGTACCCCATTACTACAAAGGTGCCCGCCTCCACCTGCAACGCCTGGCGAGCGTCTTGCTGGTGCTGGCAGTGGTGTTACAGACGCTTACCCTGCTGGCCCGCCCGGAACTGGGCAACCTGCCAGCCCTGGGCTGTGCCCTGCTGGCCGTAGTGGTGCATTTGGTTGCCGGCTTCCTCAAAACCGGCAGTGCCCGTAGCCAGGCCCCTCAATACGACATGACCAACCGTGATACCGGGACGGTCAAGTGGTTCAACACTTCCAAAGGCTTCGGCTTCATCTCGCGTGATTCTGGCGATGACATCTTTGTGCACTTTCGCGCTATTCGTGGCGAAGGTCACCGCGTACTGGTCGAGGGCCAACGTGTGGAGTTTTCGGTCATGAATCGCGACAAAGGCCTGCAGGCAGAAGATGTAATCGCCGCCCCACGGCGCTGA
- a CDS encoding SlyX family protein: MTLEARVTELESRLAFQDDTVQTLNDVLVEQQRIVERLQLQMAALLKRYEEMVGQYQSSEEEAPPPHY, encoded by the coding sequence ATGACACTCGAAGCGCGGGTAACAGAGTTGGAGAGCCGTTTGGCCTTCCAGGACGATACGGTGCAAACCTTGAACGATGTCCTGGTCGAACAGCAGCGGATTGTCGAGCGGTTGCAGTTACAGATGGCAGCGCTGCTCAAACGTTACGAAGAGATGGTCGGCCAGTATCAGAGCAGCGAGGAGGAAGCGCCGCCGCCACATTATTGA
- a CDS encoding HIT domain-containing protein, protein MFELDPRLQQDTYVLGDFPLSRLLLSKDANYPWFILVPRRAGISELFQLDDSEQQQLWKETTALAETLKDCFAADKMNVATLGNVVSQLHMHVIVRRRNDPAWPAPVWGSKPATAYTAEQVAGIRQRLATVLDDNFTFAEA, encoded by the coding sequence GTGTTTGAATTGGACCCACGCTTGCAGCAAGACACCTATGTGCTTGGGGACTTCCCCCTTTCGCGACTGTTGTTGAGTAAGGATGCCAACTACCCGTGGTTTATTCTGGTGCCGCGTCGCGCGGGTATCAGTGAGTTGTTTCAACTTGATGACAGCGAGCAGCAGCAATTGTGGAAAGAAACCACCGCGCTGGCTGAAACACTTAAAGACTGTTTTGCTGCCGACAAAATGAATGTTGCCACGCTTGGCAATGTCGTCAGTCAACTTCATATGCACGTTATAGTGCGCCGCCGTAATGATCCGGCCTGGCCTGCTCCGGTCTGGGGTAGCAAGCCGGCGACCGCTTATACTGCTGAACAAGTTGCAGGCATTCGCCAGCGACTGGCGACTGTTCTCGATGACAACTTCACATTCGCCGAGGCTTAA
- a CDS encoding OprD family porin, translating into MRVMKWSMIALAVAAGTSQMAIASSQSESKGFIEDSQLSVKTRMLYFSRDFRNVPSSEQSRAEETGLGFLGTYESGFTQGTVGFGVDAIGMLGLKLDSGKGRAGTGQFPTGSDGRSEDSFSEGGGAVKMRISDTVLKYGTQFTAMPVLATDDSRLLPETVEGFLLTTNEIKGLEVNAGRFTALNAQSQSYHDSIGGLDDDRLKNPGLTQADVIGGTYALTDNLSSSVYYSHVEDHFRKWYGNINWALPISDNQGLVFDFNIYDTKSIGDNRTGAYRTRGGELDNTAFSLSGAYNIGAHTFTLAYQALSGDGDYAYGIDGGGSIFLANSIARSDFNAEDEKSWQARYDLNFAEFGVPGLTFMTRYARGTDAKTRTTDDGKEWERDIDVKYVLQEGAAKDLSFRVRQATYRSGDGVYYGSPSIDELRLIVEYPLSIL; encoded by the coding sequence ATGCGCGTGATGAAGTGGAGCATGATCGCCCTGGCTGTTGCAGCAGGCACCTCGCAGATGGCAATTGCGTCTTCTCAGAGTGAATCCAAGGGCTTTATCGAAGACAGCCAACTGAGCGTCAAAACTCGGATGCTGTATTTCAGCCGTGACTTCCGCAACGTTCCAAGTAGCGAGCAAAGCCGTGCTGAAGAAACGGGTCTGGGCTTTCTCGGCACCTACGAATCGGGCTTCACTCAAGGTACTGTAGGCTTTGGTGTTGACGCGATCGGCATGCTCGGCCTGAAACTGGACAGCGGCAAAGGTCGCGCCGGCACCGGCCAATTCCCTACCGGCTCCGACGGTCGCTCCGAAGACTCGTTCTCCGAAGGCGGCGGCGCAGTCAAAATGCGCATCTCCGACACCGTGCTGAAATACGGCACCCAGTTCACTGCCATGCCGGTCCTGGCAACAGACGACAGCCGTCTGCTGCCTGAAACCGTTGAAGGCTTCCTGCTGACCACCAACGAAATCAAAGGCCTGGAGGTGAACGCTGGTCGCTTCACCGCGCTGAATGCGCAATCACAGTCCTACCATGACAGCATTGGTGGCCTTGATGATGACCGCCTCAAAAATCCTGGTCTGACCCAAGCCGACGTCATTGGTGGCACCTACGCCCTCACTGACAACCTCAGCTCCAGCGTCTACTACTCTCATGTAGAAGACCACTTCCGCAAATGGTACGGCAACATCAACTGGGCGCTGCCAATCAGCGACAACCAAGGCCTGGTGTTCGACTTCAACATCTATGACACCAAGTCCATCGGCGACAACCGCACCGGCGCTTACCGCACCCGCGGCGGCGAGCTCGACAACACCGCGTTCAGCCTTTCCGGCGCCTACAACATTGGTGCTCATACCTTCACCCTGGCATACCAGGCTCTGAGCGGTGACGGCGACTATGCCTACGGCATCGACGGTGGTGGCTCGATCTTCCTGGCGAACTCCATTGCCCGTTCCGACTTCAACGCCGAAGACGAAAAGTCCTGGCAAGCCCGCTACGACCTGAACTTCGCTGAGTTCGGCGTGCCTGGCCTGACCTTCATGACGCGTTACGCCCGTGGTACCGATGCCAAGACCCGTACCACCGACGACGGTAAGGAATGGGAACGCGACATCGACGTGAAGTATGTGCTGCAAGAAGGCGCTGCCAAGGACCTGAGCTTCCGCGTCCGTCAAGCGACCTACCGTTCCGGCGATGGTGTGTACTACGGTTCGCCATCGATCGACGAGCTGCGTCTGATCGTCGAGTACCCGCTGAGCATCCTGTAA
- a CDS encoding proline--tRNA ligase — translation MRTSQYLLATQKETPSDAVVISHQLMLRAGMIRKLASGLYTWLPMGLRVMRKVETVVREEMDAAGALEVLMPSIQPAELWQESGRWEQYGPELLRLKDRHGREFCVGPTHEEVITDLARNELNSYKQLPLNMYQIQTKFRDEIRPRFGLMRGREFIMKDAYSFHADQASLQETYDRMHLAYSNIFTRLGLDFRPVQADTGSIGGSYSHEFHVLAESGEDDVIFSDSSDYAANIEKAEAIPRETVRPAPTEELRLVDTPDAKTIAQLVENYNLAIEKTVKTLIVHAAEEGKLIALVVRGDHELNEIKAANLPEIASPLVMASDEELRDAIGAGAGSLGPLNLPLPCIIDRSVALMSDFGIGANIDDKHYFGVNWERDLPVPQVADLRNVVAGDPSPDGQGTLVIKRGIEVGHIFQLGTKYSEALKCQVLGDNGKPVTLSMGCYGIGVSRVVAAAIEQNYDDNGIIWSDALAPFQIALVPLRYETEQVREATDKLYAELTAAGFEVLLDDRDKKTSPGIKFADMELIGIPHRIVVSDRGLAEGNLEYKHRTERDAQPLPVAEVLSFLQARIRR, via the coding sequence ATGCGCACCAGTCAATATTTGCTCGCTACCCAGAAAGAAACCCCGTCCGACGCGGTCGTCATCAGCCACCAGCTCATGCTGCGTGCCGGCATGATCCGCAAGCTCGCCTCCGGCCTTTATACCTGGCTGCCGATGGGCCTTCGGGTAATGCGCAAGGTTGAGACCGTGGTCCGCGAGGAAATGGACGCCGCCGGCGCCCTGGAAGTGCTGATGCCAAGCATCCAGCCTGCAGAGCTGTGGCAGGAGTCCGGTCGTTGGGAGCAGTACGGCCCTGAACTGCTGCGCCTGAAAGACCGTCACGGCCGCGAGTTCTGCGTGGGACCAACCCACGAAGAGGTCATCACCGACCTCGCCCGCAACGAGCTCAACAGCTACAAACAGCTGCCGTTGAACATGTACCAGATCCAAACCAAATTTCGTGACGAAATCCGTCCACGCTTCGGTCTGATGCGCGGTCGCGAATTCATCATGAAGGACGCTTACTCGTTCCATGCCGACCAGGCTTCCCTGCAGGAAACCTACGACCGCATGCACCTGGCTTACAGCAACATATTCACACGCCTGGGCCTGGACTTCCGTCCAGTGCAAGCCGACACCGGTTCCATCGGCGGCAGCTACTCCCACGAATTCCATGTACTGGCCGAGTCCGGTGAAGACGACGTGATCTTCAGCGACAGCTCCGATTATGCCGCCAACATCGAGAAAGCCGAGGCGATTCCACGGGAAACCGTGCGCCCTGCACCTACCGAAGAGCTACGCCTGGTCGACACCCCCGACGCCAAGACCATCGCGCAACTGGTAGAGAACTACAATCTGGCGATCGAGAAGACCGTCAAGACCCTGATCGTTCATGCTGCCGAAGAAGGCAAGTTGATTGCCCTGGTCGTTCGCGGTGACCACGAGCTGAACGAAATCAAGGCCGCCAACCTGCCAGAAATTGCCAGCCCTCTGGTCATGGCCAGCGACGAAGAACTGCGTGACGCCATCGGCGCAGGTGCAGGCTCCCTTGGCCCGCTGAACCTGCCACTGCCGTGCATCATCGACCGCTCGGTGGCCTTGATGAGCGATTTCGGTATCGGCGCCAACATCGACGACAAGCACTATTTCGGCGTCAACTGGGAGCGTGACCTGCCCGTTCCACAGGTAGCCGACCTGCGCAACGTTGTTGCCGGTGACCCAAGCCCTGATGGCCAAGGCACCCTGGTGATCAAGCGCGGCATCGAAGTTGGGCACATCTTCCAACTGGGCACCAAGTACAGCGAGGCGCTCAAGTGCCAGGTACTGGGCGATAACGGCAAACCGGTAACCCTGAGCATGGGTTGCTACGGTATTGGTGTATCGCGCGTGGTAGCTGCGGCCATCGAGCAGAACTACGATGATAACGGCATTATCTGGAGCGATGCCCTGGCCCCATTCCAGATTGCCCTGGTACCGCTGCGCTACGAAACCGAGCAGGTTCGCGAAGCCACCGACAAGCTCTATGCCGAGCTGACCGCGGCTGGTTTCGAAGTGCTACTGGACGACCGTGACAAGAAAACCAGCCCAGGCATCAAGTTCGCAGACATGGAACTGATCGGCATTCCACACCGCATCGTCGTCAGCGACCGCGGCCTGGCCGAAGGCAACCTGGAATACAAGCACCGCACCGAACGTGACGCGCAACCACTGCCAGTGGCTGAGGTGCTGTCGTTCCTGCAAGCCCGCATCCGCCGCTAA
- the dinB gene encoding DNA polymerase IV — translation MSQRKIIHIDCDCFYAAIEMRDDPRLSGRPLAVGGSAERRGVIATCNYEARAYGVRSAMSSRHALNLCPDLLIVKPRMDAYKEASREIHTIFRDYTDQIEPLSLDEAYLDVSDSSWFAGSATRIAADIRRRVAQQLHITVSAGVAPNKFLAKIASDWRKPNGLFVITPDQVEAFVAQLPVSKLHGVGKVTADKLSRLGISNCLDLRDWSRLSLAREFGSFGERLWGLARGIDDRAVHNDSRRQSVSVENTYDVDLPDLASCLSKLPELMQTLAGRMQRIDDSYRPGKPFVKVKFHDFTQTTLEQAGAGRDLVSYQQLLSQAFARGGKPVRLLGIGVRLQDLRAGHEQLELFSRD, via the coding sequence ATGTCCCAGCGCAAGATCATCCATATAGATTGCGATTGCTTCTATGCCGCTATTGAAATGCGTGACGATCCACGTCTGTCTGGGCGACCTCTGGCCGTGGGGGGCTCTGCCGAGCGGCGCGGTGTAATTGCAACGTGCAACTATGAGGCGCGAGCGTATGGCGTGCGTTCGGCGATGTCGTCTCGCCATGCACTCAACCTGTGTCCCGACCTGTTGATCGTGAAGCCACGAATGGATGCTTATAAAGAAGCCTCCAGGGAAATTCATACTATCTTTCGTGACTACACCGATCAGATCGAGCCGTTGTCACTGGATGAAGCCTACCTTGATGTTTCGGACAGCTCCTGGTTTGCCGGCAGTGCGACGCGCATTGCCGCTGATATTCGTCGTCGAGTTGCCCAGCAGTTGCATATCACGGTGTCAGCCGGCGTGGCACCGAACAAGTTCCTGGCCAAGATTGCCAGTGATTGGCGCAAACCCAATGGCTTGTTCGTGATCACCCCGGATCAAGTCGAAGCGTTCGTGGCGCAATTGCCAGTCAGCAAGTTGCACGGTGTGGGCAAGGTCACTGCCGATAAGTTGAGTCGCCTGGGCATCAGCAATTGTCTGGATTTGCGCGATTGGAGCCGACTGTCTCTGGCTCGCGAGTTTGGAAGTTTTGGTGAGCGATTGTGGGGGTTGGCGCGCGGCATTGATGATCGGGCAGTCCATAATGACAGTCGCCGTCAGTCGGTCAGTGTTGAAAACACCTACGATGTCGATTTGCCTGATCTGGCCAGCTGTTTAAGCAAATTGCCGGAGCTGATGCAAACCCTGGCCGGGCGTATGCAGCGTATCGACGATAGCTATCGGCCAGGCAAGCCGTTCGTCAAAGTGAAGTTTCACGATTTCACCCAGACGACCTTGGAACAGGCTGGCGCTGGACGAGACCTGGTTAGCTATCAGCAGTTGCTCAGTCAAGCCTTTGCCCGTGGTGGCAAGCCGGTGAGGCTGCTGGGAATCGGCGTGCGCTTGCAGGACTTGCGTGCTGGGCACGAGCAGTTGGAGCTTTTCAGTCGAGATTAA